In Effusibacillus pohliae DSM 22757, the genomic stretch GCACCCAGGCTGTTTTTCGGCAGCATCCCTTTGACAGCCAAGAACAGCACCCGTTCAGGTTTGTTTTTCAGCATGTCAGCAGCGGTCGTTTCCTTCAGACCACCCGGATACAACGAATGACGGCGATAGATTTTGGAGTGCAGTTTCTTGCCGGTGAAGACTACTTTTTCCGCATTGACCACAACGACAAAATCACCGGTGTCCACATGCGGAGTGAATTCAGGTTTATGTTTACCGCGCAGAATCGTAGCGATTTCGGTCGCCAGACGGCCGACCGTTTTGCCTGCTGCGTCGATGATGTACCATTTCCGTTCCACAGCGTTTGGTTTGGCCATGTATGTCGTACGCA encodes the following:
- the rplM gene encoding 50S ribosomal protein L13, producing MRTTYMAKPNAVERKWYIIDAAGKTVGRLATEIATILRGKHKPEFTPHVDTGDFVVVVNAEKVVFTGKKLHSKIYRRHSLYPGGLKETTAADMLKNKPERVLFLAVKGMLPKNSLGAKMLKKLRVYAGPEHPHSAQQPIPWESKN